One Vanessa atalanta chromosome 20, ilVanAtal1.2, whole genome shotgun sequence genomic window carries:
- the LOC125072145 gene encoding phosphatidylinositol 4-kinase alpha isoform X3, which produces MMDENEFFRETVQHLARCLSCINPTPWEKVNTLFMLCPQASSSFVVTPRNQEANIALGIYFLQSGLQHQDKLLPYFLKVLKCLTNAQFEEPMCRIKNGDRIPMSEKFSFCLNTLLSDVATKQPGLREEIVTAQIELMSNLTKTIIHCHESRDYNNISKLQLCKSTLPILIGLARSMGRYATIEPPLLCRLFPQPSSPVKSKDPEPSFEYSTLDKKRKFNQFRPIIPSYSSVPYDPTTYFFHKFGSSFNQFPYMRYSESPEKRTSVQFYVTYLQSILSLAKKLLTKDLLSFLDEEAEDVFASGQIQVFPYKSFSETLNLVLVTLLRDILQHQKDLPGPFTKDVQEFVKCLFLSGQTELQSRHHDASEKEDRESNFATVNKFKVNVMANSACVDLLVWAIGDETVDEDYDVPALINALTILIGADSLCGRLTEKINSNHNHKLILAHMPLLMVCLEGLGKLATKFPTIANTSIYCLRDFLVTPSPILFKLHKLELEKTGKEHIKNSVQNKELQTETGAPLKSTPFEKLRDSAIGNLCVALEAALTVDPFCVPALVGSVSNRLFTAETSDSESSLISTNIVIMLGHVAVALKDTPKTTDTILQFFQQRLCRSPSSLDTLIVDQLGCMALASPEGPAHDEIMRMFTVITVEAASAAYQHTDDRKQYRHVSGAVLNALANIAANVRGTGARLELLTRLLELFVQLGLGGERATDRSPAPVLKASGSAGNLGVLIPVIAVLVKRLPPIKNPKPRLHKLFKDFWLYCVVMGFTAAESAMRKRLWPQEWYAGVKEIAVKSPFLVSQTSLRSEMRELQYTSAVRNDSVSINELQELKTQILNLLDHPPDVTVIVNKLTFAPCMYLLSVYWLETLRVLNSPEPSLQPIIEYLSDTALQKDKSGMWQCVASVGDKVFQKFLDVMSEKIKDESRERELEGHAQFLLVNFNHIHKQIRRVADKWLAGLVDKFPHLLWNCRVLWSMLDILQVLSFSLELDANQETPLLKVPGTDFTLQLQDTLEGREGIVKDFADRCHGIVQEAMKWAPQSTRSHLQEYLNQVPNSTLWHHCGLALATGALLGAAGLNRMSAPLPRSALEKRPPCVTQDSAALLAVVSQRSRYSGEVAGAVYAEGGGEGGVWRVGARLLAALRDACAGGSETAHRAALWRCTALLVHARAAPAAPATAAPAARALLHSIAWSQVDIFTEDAVTTAVECWQWLNTSRPDLELRLLQEIFAAWQCTVDRKMGLFSKQTDETSPLAAHEGAKLEPRPPFVAPHAVWIRYLCEVAETAKYNSLEKVEMLASLLHRSLPITVGDIRDHINRHVDAAGVRFRLLSCGISLLQGDILPRSLARNILRERVYSVCLDYFCRGLQCPSKSAGALREDIMSLIKFWQLMHSDKKYLKSSDIGADFELMNPSSRQSLYASNSPTDHRSSVNSSDIGSRQTTGWINTVPMSTTTLSSGAGSIAGKRSNRSVKPPAKSLDPFVKDYVKKRNLILELMAVEIEFLVTWHNPHGRPEQAVPGEDNIATWRSKPNSERIWRDYTKLAWDISPTLAVFLPERLKNEGIVAEIKRKVQLQPTAVCHVPQALKYLVTTETLLNDAHELVHMVTWARVSPVEALSYFSRQYPPHPLSAQAAVATLTSYPSSAVLLYIPQLVQALRHDTMGYVAELIKSLAKKSQVVAHQLIWNMYTNMYTDEEMHNKDTALFDILENLTKCIVDTLSGPAKAFYEREFDFFSQITNISGIIRPFPKGAERKRACLEALKNVKVQPGCYLPSNPDSMVIDIDYKSGTPMQSAAKAPYLARFRVRKYGISDMETVAMAIASGEDLPAEEGKDRYTSIAAETWQAAIFKVGDDVRQDMLALQVITLFKNIFQQVGLDLYLFPYKVVATAPGCGVIECVPNAKSRDQLGRQTDIGMYEYFIKKYGDETTREFQAARRCFVTSMAAYSVIGFLLQIKDRHNGNIMLDTDGHIIHIDFGFMFESSPGGNLGFEPDIKLTDEMVMVMGGKMEAPPFKWFCELCVQAFLAVRPYQEAIISIVSLMLDTGLPCFRGQTIRQLRSRFAPNSTEKDAAAFMLAVIRNSFLNFRTRTYDMIQYYQNQIPY; this is translated from the exons atgatgGACGAAAACGAATTCTTCAGGGAGACAGTCCAACATTTGGCAAGATGTCTTTCCTGTATAAATCCTACACCATGGGAGAAG GTGAATACACTATTCATGCTGTGCCCACAAGCAAGTTCATCATTTGTTGTGACACCACGCAATCAAGAAGCCAACATAGCTCTAGGCATTTATTTCCTACAAAGTGGCCTTCAGCACCAAGACAAGCTACTACCATATTTCCTAAAAGTACTCAAGTGCCTTACAAATGCACAATTTGAAGAGCCAATGTGTCGAATCAAGAATGGTGATC GTATACCGATGTCAGAAAAATTTAGCTTCTGTTTAAATACATTGCTGTCAGACGTTGCGACGAAGCAGCCAGGATTGCGTGAAGAAATCGTCACAGCCCAAATCGAACTTATGTCAAACCTCACAAAGACCATAATCCACTGTCACGAAAGCAgagattataacaatatatcgaAACTACAACTCTGTAAGAGTACTCTACCAATTTTAATAGGACTGGCCAGGTCTATGGGACGCTATGCAACAATTGAACCTCCTCTATTGTGTCGGTTATTCCCGCAGCCGAGCAGTCCAGTTAAATCAAAGGATCCTGAGCCGAGCTTCGAATATTCCACCCTGGATAAGAAAAGAAAGTTTAATCAGTTCCGCCCAATCATTCCAAG TTACAGCTCCGTCCCATACGACCCGACGACATATTTTTTCCACAAATTCGGGTCGAGTTTCAACCAGTTTCCGTATATGAGGTATTCTGAGTCGCCAGAGAAGAGAACTAGTGTACAGTTCTACGTGACGTATCTCCAGTCGATATTGTCTCTGGCGAAGAAGCTACTGACCAAAGATTTGTTGTCGTTTTTGGACGAAGAGGCTGAGGATGTGTTTGCTTCCGGTCAAATACAG GTTTTCCCATACAAATCATTTTCTGAGACGCTGAATTTGGTACTGGTAACACTGTTACGAGATATCCTGCAACACCAGAAAGATTTACCTGGACCTTTTACTAAAGATGTGCAA GAATTCGTTAAATGCCTGTTTTTGAGTGGACAAACTGAACTCCAAAGTCGGCACCACGATGCGTCAGAGAAAGAGGACCGAGAGAGTAACTTCGCGACTGTGAATAAGTTCAAAGTGAACGTTATGGCGAATTCCGCGTGCGTCGACTTGCTCGTTTGGGCTATCGGCGATGAAACAG TGGATGAGGACTATGACGTGCCGGCACTTATAAATGCTCTAACAATATTAATag GGGCCGATTCTTTGTGTGGACGATTGACGgagaaaataaattctaacCATAATCACAAACTAATTCTAGCTCATATGCCACTGTTGATGGTCTGCCTTGAA GGACTAGGTAAATTAGCGACGAAGTTTCCAACGATAGCGAACACGTCGATATACTGTTTGCGAGATTTCTTGGTTACACCTTCgccaatattgtttaaattacacAAACTGGAACTCGAAAAAACGGGGAAGGAACACATAAAAAACTCAG TGCAAAACAAAGAACTTCAAACGGAAACAGGGGCGCCTTTAAAGTCGACTCCGTTCGAGAAACTTCGAGACTCTGCGATTGGGAACCTATGCGTCGCTCTCGAAGCTGCGCTGACAGTTGACCCGTTCTGTGTGCCCGCTCTGGTCGGCTCCGTCAGTAATAGGTTGTTCACTGCTGAGACCAGTGACAG CGAGTCCTCGCTAATCAGTACGAATATCGTTATAATGTTGGGTCACGTGGCTGTGGCTCTGAAGGATACACCGAAGACAACAGACACCATATTGCAATTTTTTCAACAGAG ATTATGTCGTTCTCCATCTTCGCTGGACACGCTGATAGTGGATCAGCTGGGCTGCATGGCGCTCGCCAGCCCCGAGGGTCCAGCTCATGACGAGATCATGAGGATGTTCACCGTCATCACAGTGGAAGCAGCCAGCGCCGCCTACCAGCACACTGATGACAGGAAGCAGTATCG GCACGTGTCCGGCGCCGTCCTGAACGCGCTGGCGAACATCGCGGCCAACGTGCGTGGCACGGGCGCGCGGCTGGAGCTGCTGACGCGGCTGCTGGAGCTGTTCGTGCAGCTGGGGCTGGGCGGCGAGCGCGCCACGGACCGCTCGCCCGCGCCCGTGCTCAAGGCGTCCGGCAGCGCCGGCAACCTGGGCGTGCTCATACCCGTCATTGCG GTACTCGTAAAGAGATTACCTCCGATAAAAAATCCAAAACCGAGATTGCACAAGCTCTTCAAGGACTTCTGGCTTTACTGCGTCGTGATGGGATTCACAGCTGCCGAATCAG CCATGCGAAAGC GACTGTGGCCCCAAGAATGGTACGCAGGTGTGAAAGAGATAGCTGTAAAATCTCCCTTCCTTGTCTCGCAAACGTCCCTGCGCTCTGAAATGCGAGAACTGCAGTACACGTCAGCCGTGCGAAACGACTCCGTGTCGATAAACGAACTGCAGGAACTCAAGACACAGATACTGAACCTGTTGGACCACCCGCCCGACGTCACTGTTATCGTTAATAAGCTGACGTTCGCGCCTTGTATGTATCTCCTGAGTGTTTATTGGCTGGAGACTTTGAG ggTATTAAACTCACCAGAACCAAGTTTGCAGCCGATTATCGAATATTTGAGCGATACGGCTCTTCAGAAGGACAAAAGTGGTATGTGGCAGTGTGTTGCCAG CGTTGGCGACAAAGTGTTCCAGAAGTTTCTGGATGTTATGTCGGAGAAGATAAAGGATGAGTCCCGCGAGAGGGAACTCGAGGGCCACGCTCAGTTCCTATTGGTCAATTTCAACCACATACACAAACAAATAAGACGGGTAGCAGATAAATGGCTAGCAGGCCTGGTTGATAAATTCCCTCATCTCTTGTGGAACTGTCGG gtactTTGGTCGATGTTGGACATTCTTCAAGTTCTAAGCTTTAGTCTAGAATTGGACGCGAATCAAGAAACGCCATTACTGAAAGTTCCCGGGACTGACTTCACTCTACAACTACAAGATACATTGGAAGGTCGTGAG ggTATAGTTAAGGATTTCGCTGATCGCTGTCATGGCATCGTCCAAGAGGCTATGAAATGGGCCCCGCAGTCCACCAGGTCTCATTTACAGGAATATCTTAATcag gTACCAAATTCAACACTATGGCACCATTGTGGACTGGCTCTCGCAACGGGGGCTTTGCTGGGAGCGGCCGGCCTCAACCGCATGTCCGCCCCACTGCCGCGCTCTGCCTTGGAGAAGAGGCCCCCCTGTGTGACGCAGGACTCCGCCGCACTGCTGGCCGTCGTCTCGCAAAGGAGCAGATATTCCGGAGAG GTGGCGGGCGCGGTGTACGCGGAGGGCGGCGGCGAGGGCGGCGTGTGGCGCGTGGGCGCGCGGCTGCTGGCGGCGCTGCGCGACGCGTGCGCCGGCGGCAGCGAGACCGCGCACCGCGCCGCGCTGTGGCGCTGCACGGCGCTGCTGGTgcacgcgcgcgccgcgcccgccgcgcccgccacggccgcgcccgccgcgcgcgcgctGCTGCACAGCATCG CATGGTCCCAAGTGGACATATTCACGGAGGACGCGGTGACCACGGCGGTGGAGTGCTGGCAGTGGCTCAACACCTCCCGACCGGACCTGGAGCTGCGGCTCCTGCAGGAGATCTTCGCCGCCTGGCAGTGCACTGTCGATCGGAAGATGGGGTTGTTCTCTAAGCAGACCGACGAAACTAGTCCCTTAGCGGCACATGAag gtGCAAAATTAGAACCTCGACCACCATTCGTGGCTCCACACGCGGTGTGGATCCGATATCTGTGCGAGGTGGCTGAAACTGCAAAGTATAACAGTCTGGAGAAAGTCGAGATGTTAGCTAGTCTTCTGCACAG GTCACTGCCAATAACAGTGGGCGATATACGCGACCACATAAACAGACACGTCGATGCGGCCGGAGTGAGATTCAG GCTGCTGTCGTGCGGCATCTCGCTGCTGCAGGGCGACATCCTGCCGCGCTCGCTGGCGCGCAACATCCTGCGCGAGCGCGTGTACAGCGTGTGCCTGGACTACTTCTGCCGCGGCCTGCAGTGCCCCTCCAAGAGCGCCGGCGCGCTGCGCGAGGACATCATGTCGCTCATCAAGTTCTGGCAGCTCATGCACTCCGACAAGAAGTACCTGAAGAGTAGCGATATCGGCG CTGATTTCGAGTTAATGAATCCCAGCAGTAGGCAAAGTTTATACGCGTCAAATTCACCGACAGACCATCGCTCCTCTGTTAACAGTAGCGATATTGGAAGCAGGCAGACCACTGGCTGGATAAACACG GTGCCGATGTCCACGACGACACTGAGCAGCGGGGCCGGCAGCATCGCCGGCAAGCGCTCCAACCGCAGCGTGAAGCCGCCCGCTAAATCTCTGGATCCTTTCGTTAAAGATTATGTCAAGAAGAGAAATCTTATTCTGGAACTCATG GCAGTAGAGATAGAGTTCCTGGTGACGTGGCACAACCCGCACGGGCGGCCCGAGCAGGCAGTGCCGGGGGAGGACAACATCGCCACCTGGAGGTCCAAGCCCAACTCCGAGAGGATCTGGCGGGACTACACCAAGCTGGCCTGGGACATCAGTCCGACGTTGGCGGTGTTTTTACCGGAGAG GTTAAAGAACGAGGGCATAGTGGCCGAGATCAAGCGCAAGGTGCAGCTGCAGCCGACGGCGGTGTGCCACGTGCCGCAGGCGCTCAAGTACCTCGTCACCACGGAGACGCTGCTCAACGACGCGCACGAG CTGGTGCACATGGTGACGTGGGCGCGCGTGTCGCCGGTGGAGGCGCTGTCGTACTTCAGCCGGCAGTACCCGCCGCACCCGCTGTCGGCGCAGGCGGCCGTGGCCACGCTCACGTCCTACCCCTCCTCCGCCGTGCTGCTCTACATCCCGCAGCTCGTGCAGGCGCTGCGCCACGACACC ATGGGCTACGTAGCCGAATTAATAAAATCCCTCGCGAAGAAGTCTCAGGTGGTCGCGCACCAGCTGATCTGGAACATGTACACCAATATGTATACGGACGAAGAGATGCACAATAAAGATA CGGCCTTATTCGACATACTGGAGAATTTAACGAAGTGCATCGTCGACACGCTCTCCGGTCCGGCGAAGGCGTTCTACGAGAGAGAGTTCGACTTCTTCAGTCAGATCACGAACATCAGCGGCATCATAAGACCTTTCCCTAAAGGAGCCGAAAGGAAGAGGGCTTGCTTGGAAGCGCTGAAGAACGTTAAG GTGCAACCAGGCTGCTATCTGCCATCCAATCCCGACTCTATGGTCATcgatatagattataaaagcg GAACGCCGATGCAAAGCGCCGCCAAAGCGCCGTACTTGGCGCGCTTCCGGGTGCGGAAGTACGGCATCTCCGACATGGAGACCGTCGCCATGGCCATCGCGTCCGGGGAGGACCTGCCCGCC GAGGAAGGCAAGGACCGCTACACGTCGATCGCGGCGGAGACGTGGCAGGCCGCCATATTCAAGGTGGGCGACGACGTGCGGCAGGACATGCTGGCGCTGCAGGTCATCACGCTCTTCAAGAACATATTCCAGCAAGTCGGCCTCGATCTGTACCTGTTCCCGTATAAAGTGGTCGCCACTGCGCCCGGG TGCGGCGTCATAGAATGCGTGCCCAACGCTAAGTCCCGTGATCAGTTGGGAAGGCAAACGGACATTGGCATGTACGAGTATTTCATAAAGAAGTATGGGGATGAAACTACGAGAGAATTTCAG GCGGCAAGGAGATGTTTTGTAACATCGATGGCTGCGTACAGCGTTATTGGATTCCTGTTGCAAatcaaagatcgccacaacggcAACATCATGCTGGACACGGACGGACATATCATTCATATAG ATTTCGGCTTCATGTTCGAATCGTCACCGGGTGGTAATCTCGGATTCGAACCGGATATCAAGTTGACGGACGAAATGGTGATGGTGATGGGTGGTAAGATGGAGGCACCGCCGTTCAAGTGGTTCTGTGAGCTCTGCGTACAAGCCTTCTTGGCTGTCAG GCCCTACCAGGAGGCAATAATATCGATAGTGTCGCTCATGCTGGACACGGGGCTGCCGTGCTTCCGCGGGCAGACCATCCGCCAGCTGCGCTCGCGGTTCGCGCCCAACTCCACCGAGAAGGACGCCGCCGCCTTCATGCTCGCCGTCATACGGAACTCCTTCCTCAACTTTAGGACGCGCACCTACGATATGATACAGTATTATCAGAATCAAATACCTTACTGA